A segment of the Sphingobacterium oryzagri genome:
CCGGAATCATAACCTCCAGATCCGTATCTATCTGGGTGAAATTAACGTATTTCCGGTTGCTGTCATCGGCAAACAGCTCCCCAAATTCATCGTCTTTTAACTCCTGCACCGCTTCGTCCAAAATCTTATTATACATCTCAAAGCCGATTTCGGCAATGAATCCCGATTGCTCAGCACCTAACAGATTTCCAGAACCACGAATATCGAGATCGCGCATAGCGACATTAAAACCGGAGCCCAGCTCCGAAAATTCCTCCAGCGCCGATAAACGCTTGTATGCTTCGTTCGTCAAGGTGGAGAGCGGCGGACTAAGCAAGTAGCAAAATGCTTTTTTATTCGATCGGCCTACACGCCCGCGCATTTGGTGCAGATCGCTCAGGCCAAACATGTGTGCGTGGTTGATGATAATCGTGTTCGCGTTCGGAATATCAAGTCCTGCCTCAATAATAGTTGTGGCTACGAGCACATCAAATTCGTGATTAATAAATTTGAGCATCACATCTTCCAGATCGTCGCCTTCCAGTTGGCCGTGTGCAATGCCCACGCGCGCACCTGGCACTAATTTTTGGATCATAGCACCAAGCTGTTTCAGGTCGGCAACACGGTTGTGGATGAAAAAAACCTGTCCGCCGCGATCCAGCTCAAAAGCCACAGATTCCTGTATCAACGTTTCGTTGAATACATGCAGTTCCGTTTGTACGGGTTGGCGGTTAGGTGGCGGTGTCGATATAATACTGAGGTCGCGTGCGCCCATAAGCGAAAAGTGCAAAGTGCGCGGAATAGGCGTCGCAGTTAGCGTCAACGAATCTACGTTCGCACGCATCAACTTCAACTTTTCCTTGACCGTTACACCAAACTTTTGCTCTTCGTCAATAATCATCAACCCGAGTTCCTTAAACTTCACATCTTTACTCACCAGGCGGTGTGTACCGATAATGATATCGACTTCGCCAGCTTCCAATTTGCGCAGTGTTTCTTTGATCTGTTTAGTTGACTTAAATCGATTGATATAATCAATATTCGCCGGAAAACCTTTTAACCGTTCGCTAAACGTACGGTAGTGTTGTAAGGCGAGGATTGTAGTCGGTACCAATACCGCCACTTGTTTGCTATCTGCAACCGCTTTAAATGCTGCCCGAATCGCGACTTCCGTCTTGCCAAAGCCAACGTCTCCACAAACCAATCTATCCATCGGATGCGGCGATTCCATATCCTTTTTTACATCATTGGTTGCCTTTTCCTGGTCGGGTGTATCTTCGTAGATAAATGAGGCTTCCAGTTCATTTTGCAGGTAACTGTCTGGGCTAAACGCATTACCTGTCTGTGCTTTGCGTTTCGCATACAGCTTGATCAGGTCGCGCGCAATATCTTTGACCTTCTTTTTGGTTGTTTTCTTTAGTTTTTCCCAAGCATCGGTGCCCAATTTGTTCATTTTAGGCAACGTACCTTCCTTGCCAGAGTATTTTGATATACGATTTAATGAGTTGATATTGACGTATAGCAAATCGTTGTCTGCATAAATCAAACGAATCATTTCCTGCGTTTTACCATTAACTTCTACCTTTTCCAGTCCGGCATATTTGCCCACACCGTGGTCAATATGCGTAATGTAGTCGCCTGGTTTAAGGTCACGCAGATCTTTCAAGGTAATGGCTTGGGAGCGCTCGTAGCCTTTCTTGCGTTTATATTTGTAATATCGGTCGAAAATCTGATGATCGGTGTAGCACGCGATTTTAAGAGCATCATCGCGAAAACCTTCCCGCAGCGCGCGATGCACCGGAATAAAGGTTGCGGATTTATCAATATCGTACAAGATCGCAAAAATACGTTCCATCTGCTTTGTAGAGTCGGAGAATATCAGGTTTTTTAAGCC
Coding sequences within it:
- the mfd gene encoding transcription-repair coupling factor, whose translation is MGIQEVLEKYAQSEQVASLVKTIQAKNPKIQLKGLIGSSDAMLAAAAYKLQERPFVFVLPTHEEASYFLSDLESILDKQILFFPASFRKAFEFTQTDAAHVLQRAETLSALNHASELPKMVVTYPEAIAEKVINRDDLDKNTLPITQHSKLSIDFINEFLYEYDFDRVDFVYEPGQFAIRGGIVDIFSFSNDLPYRVEFFGDEIESIRTFDIETQLSVSKMHTVTIVPNVQAKFLSNNHISLLEYVDRDTVFWHKDVQFSLDVIKDGYKKASDFWKALPEKDIKANADWVDPRVTFTTDRSFSEMLFDFPNIEFGKQFYYKADSSIRLDIHPQPSFNKDFNLLIHNLKENEKQGLKNLIFSDSTKQMERIFAILYDIDKSATFIPVHRALREGFRDDALKIACYTDHQIFDRYYKYKRKKGYERSQAITLKDLRDLKPGDYITHIDHGVGKYAGLEKVEVNGKTQEMIRLIYADNDLLYVNINSLNRISKYSGKEGTLPKMNKLGTDAWEKLKKTTKKKVKDIARDLIKLYAKRKAQTGNAFSPDSYLQNELEASFIYEDTPDQEKATNDVKKDMESPHPMDRLVCGDVGFGKTEVAIRAAFKAVADSKQVAVLVPTTILALQHYRTFSERLKGFPANIDYINRFKSTKQIKETLRKLEAGEVDIIIGTHRLVSKDVKFKELGLMIIDEEQKFGVTVKEKLKLMRANVDSLTLTATPIPRTLHFSLMGARDLSIISTPPPNRQPVQTELHVFNETLIQESVAFELDRGGQVFFIHNRVADLKQLGAMIQKLVPGARVGIAHGQLEGDDLEDVMLKFINHEFDVLVATTIIEAGLDIPNANTIIINHAHMFGLSDLHQMRGRVGRSNKKAFCYLLSPPLSTLTNEAYKRLSALEEFSELGSGFNVAMRDLDIRGSGNLLGAEQSGFIAEIGFEMYNKILDEAVQELKDDEFGELFADDSNRKYVNFTQIDTDLEVMIPDEYVTNIGERYNLYNEIAKLENEQQLASFQKELEDRFGPIPLPVFELFNTLRLQWFGKQIGFEKIAFKKNTLKAYFLNNPKSSYFESEQFGKVLAFVQRYPAISNLKEVKNQLRLALSNVNSIEYALNLLREMS